One Candidatus Acidiferrales bacterium genomic region harbors:
- a CDS encoding TIR domain-containing protein: protein MEETSNVFISQSGPRSRRVAEALKDLLPTIIPAAKPWISTANIDPGTRWRDEIIKALNTMKAGIVCLTSENLTAEWILFEAGALSKASDTQARVWTYLIGGLEPQDVKDPLGMFQATRAEKEGTRKLIHSINENLGSPIEQKRLDSIFDRMWWTDLEKEMDSLPASEGAAPLKRSSDEIAADTLELVRGLIPIVQDIASEAEMTRQKRLAEEQVLQYSVFSNVGPGALAFTPAGGVMQRAKYANWASPLLVAAQDSLRTDERNPQSASDAVGASVPPRSPRTHAPRPRRKRFSHRSKEKPGL, encoded by the coding sequence ATGGAAGAAACAAGCAATGTTTTCATTAGCCAGTCCGGGCCACGAAGCAGAAGGGTTGCAGAGGCGCTGAAAGACTTGCTTCCGACGATAATCCCTGCCGCCAAGCCATGGATCTCAACGGCAAACATCGACCCGGGAACCCGATGGCGCGACGAGATAATTAAGGCTCTAAACACCATGAAAGCTGGAATTGTCTGCCTGACTTCCGAGAACCTTACGGCGGAATGGATTCTCTTCGAAGCTGGCGCGCTGTCTAAAGCCAGTGATACTCAGGCGCGTGTATGGACCTACCTCATAGGCGGTTTGGAACCACAGGACGTCAAGGACCCTCTCGGAATGTTCCAGGCGACAAGGGCAGAGAAGGAGGGCACGCGAAAACTGATTCATTCTATCAACGAGAACCTAGGGTCACCTATCGAGCAAAAAAGACTGGATTCCATATTCGACAGGATGTGGTGGACGGACTTAGAAAAAGAGATGGACTCCCTGCCAGCGTCAGAGGGAGCGGCTCCATTGAAGCGTTCTTCCGACGAGATCGCCGCCGATACTCTAGAACTCGTCCGCGGACTCATCCCGATAGTCCAAGACATTGCCAGCGAAGCCGAAATGACCCGACAAAAAAGACTCGCCGAGGAACAGGTGCTCCAGTACAGCGTATTCTCTAATGTGGGACCGGGAGCTCTCGCATTCACGCCAGCGGGAGGGGTCATGCAGCGAGCCAAGTATGCCAACTGGGCCAGTCCACTCCTTGTAGCCGCACAGGACTCGCTCCGTACCGATGAGCGGAACCCGCAGTCCGCCAGCGATGCCGTAGGGGCATCCGTCCCTCCTAGGTCGCCGCGAACGCACGCCCCCAGACCTAGGCGGAAACGCTTCAGCCACAGGTCCAAAGAAAAACCCGGCTTGTGA
- the thiS gene encoding sulfur carrier protein ThiS translates to MSSTTNAAINVTINGEAREVPSGLTVAALLGHLGIGERVAIERNRDILARAQWQGTAVCAGDNYEIVHFVGGG, encoded by the coding sequence GTGAGCAGCACAACGAACGCTGCAATCAATGTGACGATTAATGGTGAGGCGCGCGAGGTTCCTTCGGGGCTTACGGTCGCCGCGCTTCTTGGTCATCTGGGGATTGGCGAGCGCGTGGCTATTGAGCGGAATCGCGATATTTTGGCGCGCGCACAATGGCAGGGAACTGCAGTCTGCGCTGGAGACAACTACGAAATCGTCCACTTTGTTGGCGGCGGATGA
- a CDS encoding YggS family pyridoxal phosphate-dependent enzyme: MPRTRSSIASNIERIREHIARAAARADRRMEEVVLVGASKSQPAEAIREAYEAGVRAFGENRVQEWEGKQPALVDLKPSWHLIGHLQSNKARRASRLFDWIDSVSDAALALKLDEAAGETNEWLAVLIEVQLDPAETKSGVSQTDLPALAEAVVQMPHLQLRGLMTIPPFCEDPRDVRPYFRRLRRLRDDLEKHLGRSFPELSMGMSHDFEIAIEEGATQVRIGTAIFGERKAE; encoded by the coding sequence ATGCCCAGGACGAGATCCTCCATCGCTTCCAATATCGAGCGCATCCGCGAACACATAGCACGCGCCGCGGCGCGCGCTGATCGCCGTATGGAGGAGGTGGTGCTCGTTGGGGCGTCGAAATCGCAGCCCGCGGAAGCGATTCGCGAGGCGTATGAGGCGGGGGTGAGGGCGTTCGGCGAAAATCGCGTGCAGGAGTGGGAGGGGAAGCAGCCGGCGCTCGTGGATTTGAAGCCGAGCTGGCACCTGATTGGCCATCTCCAGAGCAATAAGGCGCGGCGGGCCTCGCGGCTCTTCGACTGGATCGATTCAGTCAGCGACGCCGCGCTGGCGCTGAAGCTCGACGAGGCCGCAGGCGAAACGAACGAATGGCTTGCCGTGCTCATCGAAGTTCAGCTCGATCCCGCAGAAACGAAATCCGGCGTCTCGCAGACCGATCTGCCCGCCCTTGCTGAAGCTGTCGTCCAGATGCCGCATCTTCAGCTTCGTGGCTTGATGACGATTCCGCCGTTTTGCGAGGATCCTCGCGACGTTCGCCCGTATTTTCGGCGTCTTCGCCGTTTGCGCGACGACCTCGAAAAGCATCTGGGCCGCTCGTTCCCGGAACTCTCGATGGGCATGAGCCACGATTTTGAAATCGCCATCGAAGAGGGCGCGACGCAAGTGCGCATCGGCACGGCGATTTTCGGCGAGCGAAAAGCGGAATGA
- the tmk gene encoding dTMP kinase has protein sequence MAGRGKFIALEGIDGSGKRTQIDLLSRALQQRGIEHVKMSFPRYEGFFGRMVARYLNGEFGTLAQVDPHFSALLYAGDRLEHKQLLEEHLGQGKMILTDRYIGSNLAHQGARVTNRKMAQFLHWLEKLEYEVYGLPREDLVIYLRVPSVEARRLVGQKGARQYTRRRHDLHEASLRHLKNAAKVYDRLAKRRNWTVVECTERGHELLSPEMIHRRILDILDARILASLRDSEEF, from the coding sequence ATGGCAGGCCGCGGCAAATTCATCGCGCTCGAAGGAATTGACGGCTCCGGCAAGCGCACGCAGATCGATCTGCTCTCGCGCGCTCTGCAGCAGCGCGGCATCGAGCACGTGAAAATGAGTTTTCCACGCTACGAAGGATTTTTTGGCCGAATGGTGGCGCGCTACTTAAATGGAGAATTCGGCACACTGGCGCAAGTCGATCCTCATTTTTCGGCGCTCCTCTACGCCGGCGACAGACTCGAACACAAGCAGTTGCTCGAAGAGCATCTGGGCCAGGGGAAAATGATTCTCACTGACCGTTATATTGGGTCGAATTTGGCGCACCAAGGCGCGCGCGTGACGAATCGGAAAATGGCGCAGTTCCTGCACTGGCTCGAAAAGCTCGAATACGAAGTTTACGGCCTGCCGCGCGAAGACCTGGTGATCTATCTGCGAGTTCCGAGTGTTGAGGCGCGGCGGCTCGTTGGGCAAAAGGGCGCGCGGCAGTATACGCGGCGGCGCCATGATTTGCATGAAGCGAGCCTTCGCCATTTGAAGAACGCGGCGAAGGTTTACGACCGGCTTGCGAAGCGGCGCAACTGGACCGTTGTGGAGTGCACGGAGCGCGGACACGAGTTGCTCTCGCCGGAGATGATTCACCGCCGCATCCTCGATATTCTGGACGCGCGGATTCTCGCGAGCTTGCGCGATTCCGAGGAGTTCTAA
- a CDS encoding M24 family metallopeptidase, with product MSDMKAIQTELRNQKCDGWLFYDHHHRDPIAGRILGLDPKVMASRRWFYFIPARGNPGKLVHRIEAGQLDGLPGRKIEYSGWEELQKNLGKMLHGAKSIAMEYSPMNNIPYIGLVDAGTIELVRKLGVKIVSSADLVQKFEAAWTPEQFASHKAAAKIVDAVTQDAFRRAGSFVREKKSLTEYELQQWMAAQFRANGVFADGPPIVAVNANAGNPHYGPPATGSAPIREGDLLLLDVWGKVDQPGSVYYDITWMGYLGASVPAKYAKIFQIVRGARDAAIEFVKRSVAAGRSIHGWEVDRACREVIRKAGYGKYFTHRTGHSIGQDVHGNGANMDGLETKDDRRVAPHTCFSVEPGIYLPEFGVRSEVNMYVGDGEASVTGPIQEEIIPILA from the coding sequence ATGTCTGACATGAAGGCCATTCAAACAGAACTTCGCAATCAGAAATGCGACGGCTGGCTTTTCTACGATCATCACCACCGCGATCCCATCGCCGGCCGGATTCTTGGCCTCGATCCCAAGGTTATGGCCTCGCGCCGCTGGTTTTATTTCATTCCCGCGCGCGGCAATCCCGGAAAACTTGTTCACCGCATCGAGGCGGGGCAACTGGATGGCTTGCCCGGCCGCAAAATCGAATACTCCGGCTGGGAGGAACTGCAGAAAAACCTCGGGAAAATGCTTCACGGCGCGAAGAGCATTGCCATGGAATATTCGCCGATGAACAACATCCCCTACATTGGTTTGGTGGACGCGGGAACAATCGAGCTGGTGCGGAAGCTCGGCGTGAAAATCGTCAGCTCCGCAGACTTGGTGCAGAAATTCGAAGCGGCGTGGACGCCGGAGCAGTTTGCCTCGCACAAAGCGGCTGCAAAAATTGTCGATGCCGTCACGCAGGATGCGTTTCGGCGCGCGGGCTCTTTCGTGCGCGAAAAGAAATCGCTCACGGAATACGAACTGCAGCAATGGATGGCCGCGCAGTTTCGCGCGAATGGCGTTTTTGCGGATGGACCGCCGATCGTTGCGGTAAATGCCAACGCGGGAAATCCGCATTATGGCCCGCCAGCTACGGGCAGCGCGCCGATTCGCGAAGGCGATTTGCTGTTGCTCGACGTCTGGGGCAAAGTCGATCAGCCGGGCAGCGTCTATTACGACATCACGTGGATGGGCTATCTCGGCGCATCTGTGCCTGCGAAGTACGCCAAGATATTTCAGATTGTGCGCGGCGCGCGCGATGCGGCGATTGAATTTGTGAAACGATCCGTGGCCGCAGGCCGCAGCATTCACGGATGGGAGGTGGATCGCGCCTGCCGCGAAGTGATTCGCAAGGCGGGGTACGGGAAATACTTCACGCATCGCACCGGCCACAGCATCGGCCAGGACGTTCACGGCAACGGCGCGAACATGGACGGCCTGGAAACGAAAGATGACCGGCGCGTCGCTCCGCATACGTGCTTTTCCGTCGAGCCGGGGATTTATTTGCCGGAATTTGGCGTGCGCAGCGAAGTCAATATGTACGTCGGGGACGGCGAGGCGAGCGTCACCGGACCGATCCAGGAAGAGATTATTCCGATCCTTGCCTAG
- a CDS encoding NADH-quinone oxidoreductase subunit A has translation MIDNRLDHAGRLAVILRLHVENACRNLHIRIESQSHVIARRFIYHRKLQKKFASAFDQNVPTRYYISARKMNGSYLDAYAPLLLMFLLAAGLAGVLIIASSVVGRHLKSRAKDQPYECGIRPTGDAREPFPVHFYMVAMIFILFDIEAIFLYPWAIVFKQLNLFGFVEMLLYIVILVVGYIYLWKKGALEWK, from the coding sequence GTGATAGACAACCGTCTCGATCATGCAGGCCGGCTGGCCGTGATCCTCCGTCTGCACGTGGAAAACGCCTGCCGCAACCTTCACATCCGAATTGAATCCCAAAGTCATGTTATCGCCCGCCGTTTTATATACCACCGGAAACTGCAAAAAAAATTTGCATCGGCATTTGACCAGAACGTGCCCACTCGTTATTATATCAGCGCACGGAAAATGAACGGAAGCTACCTCGACGCCTACGCTCCTTTGCTGCTCATGTTCCTGCTGGCCGCAGGACTGGCAGGCGTGCTTATTATTGCTTCTTCTGTTGTTGGACGCCACCTCAAGTCTCGCGCGAAGGACCAGCCCTACGAATGCGGAATTCGCCCGACCGGCGATGCACGCGAGCCTTTCCCCGTGCATTTCTATATGGTGGCTATGATTTTCATCCTGTTCGATATCGAAGCGATCTTCCTGTACCCCTGGGCGATCGTTTTCAAACAATTAAACCTTTTCGGATTTGTTGAGATGCTCTTGTATATTGTCATTTTGGTGGTCGGCTATATATATCTCTGGAAAAAGGGCGCGCTGGAATGGAAATAG
- a CDS encoding DUF167 domain-containing protein — protein MIEVASRGGAVVFAVRVVPRARRNSIDGDIQGALKIHLTAPPADGRANEALRRFLAERLNVSASAVRILRGEKSRTKQVEIRGVNAAQIQSLA, from the coding sequence ATGATCGAGGTGGCATCGCGCGGCGGCGCCGTGGTTTTTGCGGTTCGCGTCGTTCCGCGAGCCAGGCGCAACAGCATCGACGGTGACATTCAAGGCGCATTGAAAATTCACCTCACCGCTCCACCTGCCGATGGCCGCGCAAATGAGGCTCTCCGCCGCTTTCTCGCGGAGCGTTTGAACGTCTCCGCCTCGGCTGTTAGAATCCTGCGCGGCGAAAAGAGCCGCACGAAGCAGGTGGAAATTCGCGGCGTGAACGCGGCGCAAATTCAATCTTTGGCGTGA
- a CDS encoding SDR family oxidoreductase, with protein sequence MQRLAGKAAFITGGGTGIGRACALLFAAEGAKVAIAARRRERLDATEKEIMASGGEALAIECDITNRASVERSLVEAEKRFGKLSIIVNNAGAVHVGSAEETSDEDWQRVISTNLTGTFLVSRAAVAALRRAGGGSIVNIGSYLGLVGLPQRAAYAASKGGVTMLTKAMALDHANENIRVNCICPALVETELARGAWERMPDPAAYRKFRESQIPIGRIGRPEDVAQLALFLVSDESSWMTGVALPLDGGATAA encoded by the coding sequence ATGCAACGACTTGCGGGAAAGGCAGCATTCATCACCGGTGGCGGGACGGGCATCGGCCGCGCGTGCGCGTTGCTGTTTGCCGCGGAGGGAGCGAAGGTGGCGATTGCCGCCCGCCGGCGCGAACGTCTGGATGCTACGGAGAAAGAGATTATGGCTTCCGGCGGAGAAGCTCTGGCGATCGAGTGCGACATCACGAACCGAGCATCGGTGGAACGATCGCTGGTAGAGGCTGAAAAGCGATTCGGCAAATTGAGCATCATCGTCAACAATGCGGGCGCGGTCCACGTCGGCTCCGCGGAAGAAACATCGGATGAAGACTGGCAGCGCGTGATTTCCACAAATCTGACGGGCACATTTCTCGTTTCGCGCGCGGCAGTGGCGGCGTTGCGGCGAGCCGGCGGTGGATCGATTGTCAATATCGGCTCGTATTTGGGACTCGTTGGCCTGCCCCAGCGCGCGGCCTATGCGGCATCCAAAGGCGGCGTCACGATGCTCACAAAAGCAATGGCGCTCGATCACGCGAACGAGAATATTCGTGTAAACTGCATTTGTCCGGCGTTGGTCGAAACGGAATTGGCGCGCGGCGCATGGGAGCGGATGCCCGACCCTGCTGCATATCGTAAGTTTCGCGAATCGCAAATTCCCATCGGCCGGATTGGACGCCCGGAGGACGTAGCGCAACTCGCCCTTTTTCTTGTGTCGGACGAATCCTCGTGGATGACGGGAGTTGCGCTGCCTTTGGACGGCGGCGCGACCGCTGCTTGA
- the bshA gene encoding N-acetyl-alpha-D-glucosaminyl L-malate synthase BshA encodes MKIGITCYPTYGGSGVVATELGMELAARGHEIHFISYAMPTRLNLTNERITFHEVEVTSYPLFDHPPYTLSLAVKMFEVAESASLDLLHVHYAIPHSVSALLARSMMAPRRLPFITTLHGTDITLVGSDRSYLPVTRFSIEQSDGVTAISNYLRQETIREFDIRRPIEAIRNFVNCDLYCRPKDQRPRAEWAPDGEPILMHLSNFRPVKRVTDAVEIFALVREKMPAKLVLIGDGPDHGAVEHLVRQKKLGSEVFFLGKQGGVQDLLGLADLFLLPSDLESFGLAALEAMACEVPVIATNVGGVPEVVTHGVDGYLVAPRDVAAAAKYAIQILSRADRGREMGQQARIDARKKFCSNDVIPLYEEYYRKVLESSSAASA; translated from the coding sequence ATGAAAATTGGCATCACATGTTATCCGACGTACGGCGGCTCGGGCGTGGTCGCCACGGAACTCGGCATGGAGCTCGCCGCGCGTGGACACGAGATTCATTTCATCAGTTACGCAATGCCGACGCGGCTCAATTTGACGAACGAGCGCATTACTTTTCACGAAGTCGAAGTGACCTCGTATCCTTTGTTCGATCATCCGCCGTATACGCTGTCGCTGGCGGTCAAGATGTTCGAGGTCGCAGAATCAGCCTCATTGGATTTGCTGCACGTTCACTACGCCATCCCCCATTCCGTAAGCGCCCTTCTGGCGCGCTCGATGATGGCGCCGCGGCGCCTGCCTTTTATCACCACGCTGCATGGGACGGACATCACGCTCGTGGGCAGCGATCGCAGCTATCTTCCCGTGACGCGTTTTTCCATCGAGCAAAGCGACGGCGTGACGGCGATTTCGAATTATCTGCGCCAGGAAACCATCCGCGAATTCGACATTCGCCGCCCGATTGAAGCGATTCGCAATTTCGTCAACTGCGATTTGTATTGCCGTCCGAAAGATCAGCGTCCGCGCGCCGAATGGGCTCCGGATGGCGAGCCGATTTTGATGCATTTGTCGAATTTTCGCCCGGTGAAGCGCGTCACGGATGCCGTTGAAATCTTCGCTCTGGTGCGCGAAAAGATGCCCGCAAAACTCGTCCTGATCGGCGACGGCCCGGACCATGGCGCTGTCGAGCATCTGGTGCGGCAGAAGAAACTCGGATCGGAAGTTTTCTTTTTGGGGAAGCAGGGGGGCGTTCAGGATCTTCTCGGTCTTGCGGACTTGTTCCTGCTGCCGTCGGACCTGGAATCGTTCGGTCTTGCCGCGCTGGAGGCTATGGCCTGCGAAGTTCCCGTCATCGCAACGAACGTGGGTGGCGTGCCTGAAGTCGTCACCCATGGTGTGGATGGTTATCTGGTCGCTCCGCGAGACGTGGCTGCGGCAGCCAAATATGCCATCCAGATTCTCTCGCGTGCCGATCGCGGACGCGAAATGGGCCAGCAAGCACGCATTGATGCGCGCAAGAAATTCTGCTCGAATGATGTCATTCCGCTTTACGAAGAGTACTACCGCAAAGTTCTGGAAAGCTCATCCGCCGCAAGCGCCTAG
- a CDS encoding RNA chaperone Hfq: protein MNRKLFRPSLTEVKDQYPARGGHDGAGPGQRKKPAPPEQTHAESFYYVKQMQSHTPVTVTLTDGEQLHGIVEWYDRECIKLTRFGSPNLLIYKHSIKYIFKEGEEAAHGGNGNGNGHDGN, encoded by the coding sequence GTGAACCGCAAGCTATTTCGTCCCTCCTTGACCGAGGTAAAGGATCAGTATCCCGCCCGGGGCGGGCATGACGGGGCAGGCCCTGGGCAGCGAAAAAAACCGGCTCCTCCGGAGCAAACTCACGCAGAAAGTTTCTACTACGTGAAGCAAATGCAGTCGCACACGCCAGTGACAGTCACGCTTACCGACGGTGAACAGCTTCACGGTATCGTGGAATGGTATGACCGCGAGTGCATCAAGCTGACACGCTTTGGGAGCCCTAATCTGCTCATTTATAAGCACTCAATCAAGTACATCTTCAAGGAAGGCGAAGAAGCGGCCCACGGAGGAAATGGAAACGGGAACGGACACGACGGGAATTAA
- the ribA gene encoding GTP cyclohydrolase II: MPSKKKSGKARIVARAELPTQYGKFTIVGIEGAKPEESAVALQHGQVRRGDAPLVRIHSQCLTGDVFHSERCDCRAQLEMALRQTSRARCGIVIYLPQEGRGIGLMNKLKAYELQDRGMDTVEANRKLGFEADHRDYQFCAEALKLLGVRAVRLMSNNPDKAQQLESAGVRVIERVPCQPPTTHRSRRYLLTKKTKLGHLLEGI; this comes from the coding sequence ATGCCGAGCAAGAAAAAATCGGGCAAAGCGCGCATCGTGGCGCGCGCCGAATTGCCAACGCAGTACGGCAAGTTCACGATCGTCGGGATCGAAGGTGCGAAGCCCGAGGAAAGCGCCGTTGCCTTGCAGCATGGCCAAGTGAGGCGAGGAGATGCGCCGCTAGTGCGCATCCATTCGCAATGCCTGACCGGCGATGTGTTTCATTCCGAGCGCTGCGATTGCCGCGCACAACTCGAGATGGCTTTGCGACAAACCAGCCGCGCGCGGTGCGGCATCGTGATTTACCTGCCGCAGGAAGGCCGCGGAATCGGGCTGATGAACAAACTGAAGGCCTATGAACTGCAGGATCGCGGCATGGATACAGTGGAAGCGAATCGCAAGCTCGGATTCGAAGCGGACCACCGCGACTATCAGTTCTGCGCTGAAGCGCTTAAATTGCTCGGCGTTCGTGCCGTGCGGTTGATGTCGAACAATCCTGATAAGGCTCAGCAGCTCGAAAGCGCAGGCGTGCGCGTGATCGAACGTGTTCCCTGCCAGCCTCCGACGACACACCGCTCGCGGCGTTATCTACTGACAAAGAAAACGAAGCTCGGACATTTATTGGAAGGAATTTAG
- a CDS encoding histidine kinase, with protein sequence MDLLASGKDLLFTLVLKVGFSASLGALLVRFARFRRVLFTETRDSDQKVLLLLFLTPPLALGVVLRMVGYRFFDLTLSGSFLMGLVGGRIVGLLGGSLLSLPAFGNHEWIATPLAALVGLIAGSIRHFMPNKEDVWHFGPFLFLNIPKSLWRLARRGQINWAMLPLGVCILLEFGRYALARAVPARWMYTLPYPKWPWLFLIVLATVMSVAMPVKIWNNTRIEMNLEQNQQLLLKARMDALSRQINPHFLFNTLNTVSSLVRYDPDMARIVVLKLSNILRRLLRKHETFVPLRDELDFIDDYLDIEVARFGRDKLQFFKEIEESTLDAFVPSMLLQPIIENAIRHGLAPKLEGGEIWLRARMNEGHLAIEIDDNGMGIPSERLAQIYSEGIGISNVRERLRLLYGDQFRMDIQSQEGTGTQIRIEIPELVSSITEAVT encoded by the coding sequence ATGGATTTACTCGCTTCAGGAAAAGACCTGCTTTTCACGCTGGTGCTGAAGGTCGGCTTCTCGGCATCGCTGGGAGCGTTACTGGTGCGGTTCGCGCGGTTTCGCCGCGTGCTATTCACGGAGACGCGCGATTCGGACCAGAAGGTTCTGCTCCTGCTTTTCTTGACGCCGCCACTCGCGCTGGGCGTTGTTCTCCGCATGGTTGGCTATCGATTTTTCGATTTGACGCTGTCCGGTTCGTTCTTGATGGGATTGGTTGGCGGCCGAATCGTCGGATTGCTGGGTGGCTCTCTGCTCAGCTTGCCTGCGTTCGGGAATCACGAATGGATTGCCACGCCATTGGCGGCTCTGGTTGGATTGATTGCCGGATCGATCCGCCACTTCATGCCCAACAAAGAAGACGTCTGGCATTTCGGCCCGTTCCTTTTCCTCAACATTCCCAAATCGCTCTGGCGGCTGGCGCGCCGCGGACAAATCAACTGGGCCATGTTGCCGCTTGGCGTGTGCATTCTCCTGGAGTTCGGCCGCTATGCGCTAGCGCGCGCAGTTCCGGCGAGGTGGATGTACACGCTGCCCTATCCGAAATGGCCGTGGCTGTTCCTGATTGTTTTGGCCACGGTGATGAGCGTGGCGATGCCGGTGAAAATCTGGAACAACACACGCATCGAAATGAATCTCGAGCAAAATCAGCAATTGCTGCTGAAGGCCCGCATGGACGCGCTTTCGCGGCAAATCAATCCGCATTTTCTTTTCAACACGCTGAATACCGTTTCATCCCTGGTGCGCTATGACCCGGATATGGCGCGCATCGTCGTGTTGAAGCTTTCGAATATTCTGCGGCGGTTATTGCGCAAGCATGAGACGTTCGTGCCGTTGCGCGACGAACTCGATTTCATAGACGACTATTTGGATATCGAGGTGGCGCGCTTTGGCCGCGACAAATTGCAATTCTTCAAGGAAATCGAAGAGAGCACGCTGGATGCGTTCGTTCCCAGCATGCTGCTTCAGCCGATCATCGAGAATGCCATCCGGCACGGCTTGGCGCCGAAACTCGAAGGCGGCGAAATTTGGCTGCGTGCGCGCATGAACGAAGGCCATCTGGCCATCGAAATCGATGACAACGGAATGGGCATTCCTTCCGAACGCCTGGCGCAGATCTACAGCGAAGGCATTGGCATCAGCAACGTGCGCGAACGGCTGCGTTTGCTTTACGGCGATCAATTCCGCATGGACATTCAGAGCCAGGAAGGCACGGGCACGCAAATCCGCATTGAGATTCCGGAACTGGTTTCTTCCATCACGGAAGCAGTAACGTAA